A region from the Caldicellulosiruptor naganoensis genome encodes:
- a CDS encoding DUF1934 domain-containing protein, with translation MKKDVLIFVKGTQEYPINSLENSIEFFTEGTFYKKGESFYVTYKESELTGLEGTTTTFKIQPNHITLIRYGDVTSTLIFEPGKRHISTYITEDGVIMIGVYTKKMRVDLTENGGEVFVEYAIDLDSHMMSENDFLLKIKEAGVKN, from the coding sequence ATGAAAAAAGACGTTTTGATTTTTGTCAAGGGCACCCAAGAATACCCCATAAATAGCCTTGAGAATAGCATAGAGTTTTTCACAGAAGGCACGTTTTATAAAAAAGGTGAAAGCTTTTATGTGACATATAAAGAAAGCGAGCTTACTGGGCTTGAAGGTACAACTACTACATTTAAGATTCAGCCGAACCATATAACATTAATTCGCTATGGCGATGTTACGTCAACCCTTATTTTTGAGCCGGGCAAGAGGCATATATCAACATATATCACTGAAGACGGTGTGATAATGATAGGAGTTTATACAAAGAAGATGAGGGTAGATTTGACCGAAAATGGTGGAGAGGTTTTTGTTGAATATGCCATAGATTTAGATTCGCATATGATGTCTGAAAACGACTTTTTACTCAAAATAAAAGAGGCAGGTGTAAAAAATTGA
- the murI gene encoding glutamate racemase, translating to MDTRPIGIFDSGLGGLTVFKEIVNLMPNESIVYFGDTARIPYGSKSKETVTKFATQNTRFLLSKNVKIVVVACNTASAYAYEYLKSQFDVPIVAVIEPGAKAAVLATKNKKVGVIGTEGTIASGSFEKKILEYDPEIEVYSKPCPLFVPLVEEGWVDKEVTYLVAKEYLEEFREKGIDTLVLGCTHYPFLQNVIKKILPEVTLINPALETAKQTYEVLKQNNMLNSSEEEPTYYFYASDNLKKFEAVASIFLNEKIKCEEKIDIEKY from the coding sequence ATGGATACAAGACCAATTGGGATATTTGACTCAGGCCTTGGCGGGCTTACAGTCTTCAAAGAGATTGTAAATCTTATGCCAAATGAGAGCATAGTATATTTTGGTGATACGGCAAGGATCCCTTATGGATCTAAGTCCAAAGAGACAGTGACAAAGTTTGCCACTCAAAACACAAGGTTTTTGCTATCCAAAAATGTCAAGATTGTAGTTGTTGCTTGCAACACTGCGTCTGCCTATGCATACGAATATTTAAAAAGTCAGTTTGATGTTCCGATTGTTGCTGTCATTGAGCCTGGAGCAAAAGCTGCAGTCTTAGCAACAAAGAACAAGAAAGTTGGTGTAATTGGTACAGAAGGCACAATTGCAAGTGGTTCTTTTGAGAAAAAGATTTTAGAGTATGACCCAGAGATAGAGGTGTATTCAAAGCCCTGTCCTCTATTTGTGCCGCTTGTTGAGGAAGGGTGGGTCGATAAAGAAGTGACATATCTTGTTGCAAAGGAATATTTAGAAGAGTTCAGAGAAAAGGGAATAGATACCCTTGTTTTAGGGTGTACACACTATCCATTTTTACAAAATGTCATAAAGAAGATTTTACCAGAGGTAACTTTGATAAACCCTGCGCTTGAGACAGCAAAACAAACATATGAGGTTCTAAAACAAAACAATATGTTAAATAGCTCAGAGGAGGAGCCAACTTATTATTTTTATGCAAGTGACAATTTGAAAAAGTTCGAAGCAGTTGCTTCAATATTCTTAAATGAAAAGATAAAATGTGAAGAAAAGATTGATATAGAAAAATACTAA
- a CDS encoding D-alanine--D-alanine ligase family protein, which produces MTKLKVAVLFGGVSTEHEVSIISAKSVMQNLDKEKYEIIPIGITKEGKWLLYTGKIEDLDSKWTMYSIECFISPDRTKKALVKIKDGEATFIDIDVVFPVLHGLNGEDGTVQGLLELSGIPYVGCGVLSSALCMDKAFAKKLALLEGIPQGHFLVIYKDEYLSKKEYFIRRIESEFSYPVFVKPANSGSSVGISKAKDKDELILAIHEAFLYDTKILIEEAINAREIECAVLGNSEIFVSALGEIVPSREFYSYEAKYIDGSSELIIPAKLEKQVEDEIKELAIKIYKLFECSGMARIDFFVDKETNKVYFNEVNTIPGFTSISMYPKLMEYSGIPYPQLLDRLIQFAIEKNQQKQSIKYSKEG; this is translated from the coding sequence ATGACCAAATTAAAGGTTGCAGTTTTGTTCGGTGGAGTTTCAACAGAACATGAAGTTTCGATAATCTCTGCAAAATCGGTTATGCAAAACCTTGACAAGGAAAAGTATGAGATAATACCAATTGGTATTACAAAAGAAGGGAAGTGGCTTTTGTACACAGGAAAGATAGAAGATTTAGACAGCAAATGGACAATGTATTCAATTGAATGTTTTATCTCACCAGACAGGACTAAAAAAGCGCTTGTGAAGATAAAAGATGGTGAAGCTACCTTTATTGACATTGACGTTGTATTTCCTGTATTGCATGGATTAAATGGTGAGGATGGTACTGTACAAGGGCTTTTAGAGCTCTCGGGGATTCCGTATGTTGGATGTGGTGTGTTGTCATCAGCGCTCTGCATGGACAAAGCTTTTGCTAAAAAACTTGCTCTTTTAGAGGGGATTCCACAGGGCCATTTTTTAGTGATTTACAAAGATGAGTATCTTTCCAAAAAGGAATATTTCATCAGACGGATTGAAAGTGAGTTTTCGTATCCTGTATTTGTAAAGCCTGCAAATTCAGGTTCATCAGTTGGGATTTCAAAGGCAAAAGACAAAGACGAGCTGATTTTGGCAATCCATGAGGCATTTTTGTATGATACCAAGATTTTGATCGAAGAGGCTATAAATGCACGTGAGATTGAGTGTGCAGTGCTTGGCAATAGCGAAATTTTTGTGTCAGCCTTGGGAGAGATAGTGCCTTCGAGGGAGTTTTATTCGTATGAAGCAAAGTATATAGATGGCTCATCAGAATTAATCATTCCTGCAAAACTTGAAAAGCAGGTAGAGGATGAGATTAAGGAGCTTGCTATTAAGATTTACAAGCTTTTTGAGTGTAGTGGTATGGCAAGAATAGACTTTTTTGTTGACAAAGAAACTAATAAGGTGTATTTCAATGAAGTAAATACAATCCCTGGCTTTACAAGTATTTCGATGTATCCAAAACTGATGGAGTACAGCGGTATACCATATCCTCAGCTTCTTGACAGACTCATACAATTTGCAATTGAAAAGAACCAACAAAAACAAAGCATAAAATATAGCAAAGAGGGTTAA
- a CDS encoding phosphoglucomutase/phosphomannomutase family protein, with product MKKITFGTDGWRGIIADDFTFDNVKIVAQAIADYVVETYENPKIIIGYDYRFHSENFAKICAEILSSNGIQVLFSQNPIPTPAVAHAVVKKGASGAIMITASHNPYYYNGIKFIPHYGGPANTQITDKIIKNVERIQKEGLKDINPDKDLIEYFDYKEEYLNDILNLIDKKAFEGKQLKVLVNPMYGCGIGYIDEALRRLGCDVKVINNWRDPLFGGHLPEPNLENMKDLLEIIKTEEFDLGLATDGDADRFGVVNPDGQFISANEVIFMLTDYLINTRGKASSVARTVATTSMIDKIAQKHGMRCIETPVGFKYIAECLMKEDALIGGEESGGLSIKGHVPEKDGILADLLVAEAVAKLEKSPREILDRIESEYGKLYSKRIDVRTTHSKKQEALERIKNFGKDNVAGLRCLEYRTRDGLKVILEDEAWFLVRASGTEDLIRIYAESKDAKTLENILSEVKEYLGL from the coding sequence ATGAAAAAAATAACCTTTGGAACAGACGGTTGGCGAGGAATCATTGCCGATGATTTTACTTTTGACAACGTAAAGATTGTTGCCCAAGCAATTGCTGATTATGTTGTTGAGACTTATGAGAATCCGAAAATAATCATTGGTTATGACTATAGATTCCATTCAGAAAACTTTGCAAAGATTTGTGCTGAGATTTTAAGCTCAAATGGTATTCAAGTGCTATTTTCGCAAAATCCAATTCCTACCCCGGCTGTTGCACATGCAGTTGTGAAAAAAGGAGCAAGCGGTGCAATTATGATAACAGCAAGCCACAATCCATATTATTACAATGGAATAAAGTTCATACCTCATTATGGTGGTCCAGCAAATACGCAAATTACTGACAAGATAATAAAAAATGTTGAGAGAATCCAAAAAGAAGGGCTAAAAGATATAAATCCTGACAAAGATCTCATTGAGTATTTTGACTACAAAGAAGAGTATTTGAACGACATATTGAATCTGATAGACAAAAAAGCGTTTGAGGGCAAACAACTAAAGGTACTTGTAAATCCTATGTATGGTTGTGGGATAGGGTATATTGACGAGGCTCTAAGACGGCTTGGATGTGACGTAAAAGTAATAAACAACTGGCGTGACCCACTTTTTGGTGGTCATTTGCCAGAGCCAAATTTAGAGAATATGAAGGATTTGCTTGAGATTATAAAGACAGAGGAGTTTGATTTAGGGCTTGCAACAGATGGTGATGCTGACAGGTTTGGTGTTGTAAACCCTGATGGTCAGTTTATTTCAGCAAATGAAGTGATATTTATGTTAACAGATTATTTAATTAACACAAGAGGCAAGGCTTCCTCTGTTGCAAGAACTGTCGCAACAACCTCTATGATTGACAAGATTGCTCAAAAACATGGTATGAGATGCATTGAAACACCAGTTGGGTTTAAGTACATTGCAGAGTGTCTTATGAAAGAGGATGCTTTAATTGGTGGTGAGGAATCAGGTGGACTTTCTATAAAAGGGCATGTGCCGGAAAAGGATGGGATTTTGGCAGACCTTTTGGTTGCAGAGGCGGTTGCAAAGCTTGAAAAATCTCCAAGAGAGATTTTAGATAGAATTGAATCTGAGTATGGAAAGCTATATAGTAAAAGAATTGACGTTAGAACCACACATAGCAAAAAACAAGAGGCATTAGAGAGAATAAAGAATTTTGGCAAAGACAACGTAGCTGGGCTGAGGTGCTTAGAGTACAGGACAAGAGATGGTCTTAAAGTTATTTTAGAGGATGAGGCATGGTTTTTGGTAAGGGCGTCTGGTACAGAGGATTTGATTAGAATATATGCGGAGAGCAAGGATGCAAAGACTCTTGAAAATATACTTTCTGAGGTAAAAGAATATCTGGGTTTGTAG
- a CDS encoding RNA polymerase sporulation sigma factor SigH, translating to MTLQKQLLNFKECTDEELVKYSREGIKEATEELLNRYQNLVKAKCRMYFLIGAEKDDIYQEGMIGLFKAVRDFDESKYPTFRLFAELCITRQVITAIKTASRQKHIPLNTYISLNKPVYEENDERTLLDTIANSLISDPEEVMITKEEFENTLNAITGCLSPFEYKVLNLYLEGRSYQEIAVMINKDVKSIDNALQRVKKKIEKYLSSSQV from the coding sequence TTGACATTGCAAAAACAACTTTTGAATTTCAAAGAGTGCACCGATGAGGAACTTGTAAAGTATTCAAGAGAAGGTATAAAAGAGGCTACAGAAGAGCTTTTAAATAGGTATCAAAATCTTGTAAAAGCAAAATGTAGAATGTATTTTCTAATTGGTGCTGAAAAAGATGATATTTACCAAGAAGGTATGATAGGTCTTTTTAAGGCTGTACGTGATTTTGATGAGAGCAAATACCCCACTTTTAGATTGTTTGCTGAACTGTGTATTACAAGACAGGTGATAACTGCAATAAAAACTGCAAGCAGGCAAAAACATATTCCTCTTAATACATACATATCCTTAAACAAACCTGTGTATGAAGAAAATGATGAGAGGACATTACTTGACACTATTGCAAATTCTCTCATCTCTGATCCGGAAGAGGTTATGATTACAAAGGAGGAGTTTGAAAACACCTTAAATGCCATCACAGGGTGTTTAAGCCCTTTTGAGTACAAGGTTTTAAACCTCTACCTTGAAGGGAGAAGTTATCAGGAAATTGCCGTGATGATTAACAAGGATGTAAAGTCAATTGACAATGCTCTGCAGCGAGTGAAGAAGAAGATAGAAAAGTACTTGAGTAGTTCTCAAGTCTAG